In a genomic window of Drosophila takahashii strain IR98-3 E-12201 chromosome 3L, DtakHiC1v2, whole genome shotgun sequence:
- the Gbs-70E gene encoding protein phosphatase 1 regulatory subunit 3C-B, producing the protein MISHSPPIFSHSPPVSFLADFMSGHQRQSLNYNDEPNRASRYCRPQVITLASKAMVNNASAAVQGQGPSQQKAGATPLGVGSRSGRSYLERMASAPLLTNQPKSCLSRKSCLHKSQNSTASSADLSPTDTDVTDSASHSCMCSKDSDSNCELSRGPKKHVIFADDEGLSLTEVRVMSEPSNVPPYWSMKFLEQITQGLVSPHPPDQWTVDFKQPASDYLSFRQKIDRDFVSLENVIVKDEESIVVGTIKVKNIDFQKEIIVRVTWDDWKSQQDIFCTFARAYGPTTCAHVVFDTFSFKITLPPSSKRLEFCICYRTNDTEYWDNNDGKNYTISKRSPFYYNALSPYDKGQNRNSSQQIRSTLTDALAKVQNQNGWHQEPHTPYW; encoded by the exons atgatttcaCACAGTCCGCCCATATTCAGTCACAGTCCACCCGTTAGTTTTCTGGCGGACTTCATGAGCGGACATCAGCGTCAATCGTTAAA CTACAATGACGAGCCCAACAGAGCGTCGCGCTACTGCCGGCCCCAAGTGATAACTCTGGCCTCCAAAGCCATGGTCAACAACGCCTCGGCGGCGGTCCAGGGCCAGGGTCCCAGTCAGCAGAAGGCGGGTGCCACGCCTCTGGGCGTGGGCAGTCGATCCGGACGCAGTTACCTGGAGCGTATGGCCTCGGCTCCGCTGCTCACCAATCAGCCCAAGTCCTGTCTCAGCCGCAAATCCTGCCTGCACAAATCCCAGAACAGTACGGCCAGCTCGGCAGATCTCTCGCCGACGGACACTGATGTCACGGACAGTGCCAGCCATAGCTGTATGTGCAGCAAGGACAGCGACAGCAACTGCGAACTGAG ccgTGGCCCCAAAAAGCATGTGATCTTTGCCGATGATGAGGGTCTATCGCTAACCGAGGTTCGGGTGATGTCCGAACCCTCAAATGTGCCACCCTATTGGAGCATGAAGTTCTTGGAGCAGATAACACAGGGCCTGGTCAGCCCCCATCCGCCAGATCAGTGGACAGTGGACTTCAAGCAGCCAGCCTCAGACTATCTATCATTTAG ACAAAAGATAGATCGGGACTTCGTTTCCCTCGAGAATGTGATTGTTAAGGATGAGGAGTCGATTGTGGTGGGCACCATCAAGGTGAAGAACATCGACTTCCAGAAGGAGATCATCGTCCGCGTGACCTGGGATGACTGGAAGAGCCAACAGGACATCTTCTGCACATTCGCCAGGGCCTATGGACCAACTACTTGTGCCCACGTAGTCTTCGATACATTCTCCTTCAAGATCACCTTGCCGCCGTCCTCCAAGCGCCTGGAATTCTGCATCTGCTACCGCACCAACGACACCGAATATTGGGATAATAATGAT GGTAAAAACTACACCATCAGCAAGCGATCGCCCTTTTATTACAACGCCTTGTCGCCCTATGATAAGGGTCAGAATCGCAACTCGAGCCAGCAAATAAGGTCCACCCTGACCGATGCCTTGGCCAAGGTGCAGAACCAAAATGGCTGGCACCAGGAGCCGCATACGCCATATTGGTGA
- the Lk gene encoding leucokinin, which yields MAKIVLWMLFLALGREIYGASLPSPISGPDSELGTCELQLSKYRRFILQAILSFEDVCDAYNARPSGQDADSEGWLFRHYAPPPTSQRGEIWAFFRLLMAQFGDAEFSSIIRDAVIERCRIKSQLQRDEKRNSVVLGKKQRFHSWGGKRSPEPPILPDY from the coding sequence ATGGCCAAGATAGTCCTGTGGATGTTGTTCCTGGCCCTGGGCCGTGAGATCTACGGCGCTAGTCTGCCCTCTCCGATTTCTGGACCGGATTCGGAGTTGGGAACCTGCGAGCTGCAGCTCTCCAAGTACCGCAGGTTCATCCTGCAGGCGATCCTGAGCTTCGAGGATGTGTGCGATGCCTACAACGCGCGGCCGAGTGGTCAGGATGCGGATTCGGAGGGATGGCTCTTCCGGCACTACGCCCCACCGCCCACCTCCCAGCGGGGCGAGATCTGGGCCTTCTTCCGCCTCCTGATGGCCCAGTTCGGCGACGCGGAGTTCTCCTCCATCATCCGAGATGCCGTCATCGAGAGATGCCGCATCAAGTCGCAGTTGCAGCGCGACGAGAAGCGCAACTCCGTGGTCCTGGGCAAGAAGCAGCGGTTCCACTCGTGGGGCGGCAAGAGGTCGCCGGAACCTCCGATCCTGCCGGACTACTAA
- the LOC108055597 gene encoding COMM domain-containing protein 4, translating to MKFRFCGEGDCPDWVLAEIISTLSNLTIENLEQLSDLVALRICGQTFEESKIKALTSTLTNEGKTAVACIHFMLTNAARYSCTESIFGEEIQQLGLPKDHAAAMCRVLQKHSAAIRQTLIDKAFKINELQSVRNITTPGRMPPNYTTLELKISQELVDGLPKDTTHVINIDRAQVKALLAELKLARDVMQKYENKPDS from the exons atg AAATTCCGCTTCTGTGGCGAAGGCGATTGTCCCGACTGGGTTTTAGCTGAGATCATATCCACTCTCTCCAATTTGACCATTGAAAACTTGGAACAACTCAGCGATCTGGTGGCCCTGCGAATTTGTGGACAGACATTTGAG gaatcgaaaataaaagcgTTGACATCCACACTTACTAATGAGGGTAAAACCGCTGTGGCCTGCATACATTTTATGCTAACCAACGCAGCTCGCTATAGCTGCACCGAAAGTATTTTTGGAGAAGAGATTCAGCAATTGGGACTTCCTAAGGATCATGCTGCAGCCATGTGCAGAGTCCTACAAAAGCATTCCGCTGCCATTCGCCAAACGCTAATAGATAAAGCATTCAAAA TTAACGAACTGCAAAGCGTTCGCAATATAACTACGCCTGGACGAATGCCCCCGAATTATACCACCTTGGAACTAAAAATCTCGCAAGAATTGGTCGATGGCCTGCCAAAGGACACCACTCATGTTATCAACATCGATCGCGCCCAAGTAAAAGCTCTGCTGGCGGAGCTGAAATTGGCACGCGACGTAATGCAGAAATATGAGAATAAACCAGATTCCTAA